A window of the Nibribacter ruber genome harbors these coding sequences:
- a CDS encoding M16 family metallopeptidase: protein MFSKKHFFVAAAAAMLSSTAAQAQKVEFTEYDLPNGLHVILHQDKSAPVVAVSVMYHVGSKNEQVGRSGFAHFFEHLLFEGSENIKRGEFMKLVSSNGGQNNANTSHDRTFYYEVFPSNQLKLGLWLESERMLHPVINEVGVKTQNEVVKEEKRMRIDNSPYGQFANAIFKNLFSKHPYRWQPIGSMEDLDAAKLSEFQAFFKKFYVPNNAVLSIAGDIDIAQTKDLVAAYFGSVPKGEPVVYQKVEEAPITQMKVDTAYDSNIQIPAIMSAYRVPGMNTKDSKTMQMISSILSGGASSKLYKKMVDEKKNALQVAAFNFALEDYGAYITLALPNNNTPLNTLLADIDAEVTNLQNNLISEEDYKKIQNQFENQYVTANSSMLGVAENLASGYTFYNKDTNNINQELETIRSITRQDIQNAAKKYLQPNSRVVLYYLPTPAKSAN, encoded by the coding sequence ATGTTTTCAAAGAAGCATTTTTTCGTTGCGGCAGCAGCGGCCATGCTCTCTTCTACCGCAGCGCAGGCGCAGAAGGTAGAGTTCACAGAGTATGATTTACCCAATGGCTTACACGTGATTCTGCACCAGGACAAGTCTGCCCCCGTGGTGGCGGTGTCCGTGATGTACCACGTGGGCTCTAAAAACGAACAGGTAGGCCGTTCTGGCTTCGCGCACTTCTTTGAGCACTTATTGTTTGAGGGTTCTGAGAACATCAAGCGCGGCGAATTCATGAAACTGGTGTCCAGCAACGGCGGCCAGAACAACGCCAACACCTCGCATGACCGCACCTTCTATTATGAAGTGTTCCCAAGCAACCAGTTAAAACTAGGCTTGTGGCTGGAAAGCGAAAGAATGCTGCACCCGGTCATCAATGAAGTGGGCGTGAAAACCCAAAACGAAGTGGTGAAAGAAGAGAAGCGCATGCGCATTGACAATAGCCCGTATGGCCAGTTCGCGAATGCCATCTTCAAAAATCTGTTCTCTAAGCACCCGTACCGCTGGCAGCCCATCGGGTCCATGGAAGACCTGGACGCCGCCAAGCTTTCTGAGTTTCAGGCGTTCTTCAAGAAATTCTACGTGCCTAACAACGCCGTCCTTTCCATTGCCGGAGACATTGACATAGCCCAGACCAAAGACCTGGTAGCCGCTTATTTTGGGTCAGTACCTAAAGGAGAGCCGGTGGTGTACCAAAAAGTAGAGGAAGCGCCTATCACGCAAATGAAAGTAGATACGGCGTATGACTCTAACATTCAGATTCCGGCTATCATGTCAGCGTACCGCGTGCCGGGCATGAACACCAAAGACTCTAAAACCATGCAGATGATTTCTTCTATCCTGTCAGGCGGTGCCAGCTCTAAGCTGTACAAGAAGATGGTAGATGAGAAGAAGAACGCCTTGCAGGTTGCGGCCTTCAACTTCGCGTTAGAAGACTACGGTGCTTATATCACGCTGGCCTTGCCTAATAACAACACGCCCTTGAACACACTTTTAGCTGATATTGACGCTGAGGTAACTAATCTGCAGAACAACCTCATCTCTGAGGAGGATTACAAGAAGATTCAGAACCAGTTTGAGAACCAGTACGTGACGGCCAATTCCAGCATGCTGGGTGTGGCAGAAAACCTGGCCAGCGGCTATACTTTCTATAACAAGGACACCAACAACATAAACCAGGAGTTGGAGACCATCAGAAGCATTACGCGCCAGGACATTCAGAATGCGGCTAAGAAATACCTGCAGCCAAATTCACGCGTGGTGTTGTATTACCTGCCAACACCAGCCAAAAGCGCTAACTAA